TAAACACATCAACACCAACAGCATGGAACGCCGGGCGCGCTTTCATAACGTTGTGGCAGTCCTTGTCATGCACTTTTGCACACTCTTTGCAGAGCCCACAGTCGCTTAGCGAAAAGGCAAAATGATAGCCATCGAGAAAAGCGGCACGCTCAATTTCAAATGAGATTTTTTGCGAAAGGTGTTTGTCGCGGCAACCGATAACCACGCCCCAATTGTAACGCTGGAACAGCTCGCGGTACTCGTCCATACTGAGCGGCGACTTTTGGTACGGACAGGTGTGATTTTTGCCATAGGTAGAGCAACCAAACAGACATTTCAGCACAACTCGTGGATCGAAAACAATGTCATCGATGTTAAACTTGACGGCGTAATCGGCGCCCATATCAAAAGCTTGGGTGATGTATTTCATAGAGATTTCTCCTTATTCAGTCTAATTCTGCTTTTGCTAACATCAAAGCCATCAGGATAACGCTTTTTAAGCTTTTCTACATTGTGGATAGCAATCTCTTCCAACGTAATGTCTAAGCCTGACGCGATGATGGCTAAATACCACAAACAATCAGAAGCTTCGTCCAATAATTTTTCGGCATCCAACGCATGACCTTGAAATTTATGTTTCTTGACAATATCGATGCATTCCCCTGCTTCACCGCACAGCCCCATCACACCGTTCAAAATCAAACTGTCTTTTGAATAGTCACCAGCCGTTCTCATTGCTAAGGCTTGATATTCGTTAAAGTTCATGTCGCGCATTACCTCCAAAGATGTAAATTTTTCTGTGCCACCGACTGGTAGGTGGCTGAGACTATGTGTGTTTATTAGACTCATTTATCTTTTTGAAATTCTACAAATAAGTATAACGGAATATCAGGTATTTTATCATCTCCATATACCTTAGGCTCCAATATTTCTTTCAAAGTAAAGCCAGCTTTTGCCACTGTATTGAGATAATAAGAGATTGGTCTGTGATAGTGCATGGTAGCACCCCAAAACATTTGTTGCTCAGCTATTGGTGTAATATAATCGAAAACTTTTTTGGACAGCACAATGTCCTGTTCATTTTTCTCCCATTCTGCACGATAA
This region of Oscillospiraceae bacterium genomic DNA includes:
- a CDS encoding DUF2284 domain-containing protein, coding for MKYITQAFDMGADYAVKFNIDDIVFDPRVVLKCLFGCSTYGKNHTCPYQKSPLSMDEYRELFQRYNWGVVIGCRDKHLSQKISFEIERAAFLDGYHFAFSLSDCGLCKECAKVHDKDCHNVMKARPAFHAVGVDVFKTVHGLGLPLDVLQAHDEVPHWYSAVFIE
- a CDS encoding nucleoside triphosphate pyrophosphohydrolase family protein, which codes for MNFNEYQALAMRTAGDYSKDSLILNGVMGLCGEAGECIDIVKKHKFQGHALDAEKLLDEASDCLWYLAIIASGLDITLEEIAIHNVEKLKKRYPDGFDVSKSRIRLNKEKSL